A window of Chitinophagaceae bacterium contains these coding sequences:
- a CDS encoding polyprenol monophosphomannose synthase, with amino-acid sequence MSSNLVIIPTYNEKDNIEDILHVIFSLESNFHVLIVDDNSPDGTASIVKKLIADTYQSKLFIEERTGKLGLGTAYIHGFKWALKHQYTYIFEMDADFSHNPADLPRLLDACKGEQYDMSVGSRYIKGGKVVNWPLSRIFISYFASVYVRIITWMPVRDTTAGFVCYHRKVLETLDLDNIRFVGYAFQIEMKFKTLKKQFKIAEVPITFVDRKKGVSKMNKGIIKEAVWGVLSLQWQHLRGKLK; translated from the coding sequence CTTATAATGAGAAAGATAACATAGAAGATATACTTCATGTAATTTTCTCGCTGGAAAGCAATTTTCACGTTTTGATTGTTGATGACAACTCTCCTGATGGAACTGCTTCTATTGTAAAAAAACTAATTGCTGATACTTATCAGAGCAAACTCTTTATTGAAGAAAGAACCGGTAAACTTGGATTAGGAACAGCATATATACATGGATTTAAATGGGCATTAAAACATCAATATACTTACATTTTTGAAATGGATGCTGATTTTTCTCACAACCCTGCTGATTTACCCAGACTTCTGGATGCTTGTAAAGGCGAACAATATGACATGTCTGTAGGATCCAGATATATTAAAGGTGGAAAAGTAGTAAACTGGCCTTTATCAAGAATTTTTATTTCATACTTTGCATCTGTTTATGTCAGGATAATCACCTGGATGCCGGTAAGAGATACTACCGCGGGGTTTGTCTGTTACCATAGGAAAGTACTGGAAACGCTTGATCTAGACAACATACGCTTTGTTGGTTATGCATTTCAAATTGAAATGAAATTTAAAACCCTGAAAAAGCAATTTAAAATAGCTGAAGTGCCTATTACCTTTGTTGACAGAAAAAAAGGTGTTTCAAAAATGAATAAAGGGATTATCAAAGAAGCTGTTTGGGGAG